The sequence below is a genomic window from Streptomyces sp. B21-105.
TGTCGGCTGCGGGCCGGTCCTGGACACTCTGGACCGGCCCGCAGCCGCATCGCCCCGGTGACCTGCCCCCGGTTTCGACCGGGGGTTTTTTGCGTGAACCCCCGGGTTTCTCGGCCCGGTTCCCCAACGCGGGCCCGACGGCGGTCTTCTGACGGACGCCGTTTCACTCCCCGGAGTGAACTACGCGAACTTCTGCCCGGTATGCACCGGTTCAGTTTTGCTCTCGTCGCTCTGTGTGCCTCTACAGTCACGACACCCAGAGAAACGCCCCCGCGGTGCGCCAACACCCGGGGGCTCGACACCCCGAGGAACACACTCCGGATGCGCATTCATCGTACGACGCCCACGCCCGCGGTCTCCGTCTTCTCCAACGCCCTTGTCCGCCACGGGAGTCCGTCCCGGCGCGCGGTAGCCGTACTGGCGTACCTCTTCGGCCCTCCGCGCGGCGCCCACGCCATGGCTCGGACCCTCGCCGCGAGAGGCGAGGCGGACGGCGCCCGGATCGTCGCGGCCCCGCGTGACCTGGACGAATCCCGGTATCCGCGGCGGGCGGTGCGACGGGATCCGCCGGGGCGTCGGTTTTCCGGGGAGTGCGGGGTTTTCGACACCGCGTACGACGGCGAACCCCCGTCGGGTGAACCCGAAAAAGTTCAGGCCCGGGCCTCCGACGTGTCGCCGACGCAGGCCCCCACGGCGGCCGCAGGGCTCGCACTTCGCAAGCCCTCACGACCTTCTGCAGACCACCGGCCGCACGTCCGTGACGTGCCGGGTTTCCAGTAACCGGAAGGAACACGATGACAGCATTGCTCGAACGGGCCGAAGCGGTATACTAGAGGTATACTGTGGTCATGGCTGACACCACCGTCAAGGTCGACCCCGCCGTCCGTGACCGCCTCATGGTGCTCGCCCGTGAGCGCGGGATGACCATGCGCGACCTGATCGCCGAACTGGCGGGGGCCACGCCGACGCAGGAGGAGCTGCGCAAGCGGTACGAGGAGACGAAGGCGTACTGCGAAACGCACTTCGGCGTGACGCTCACCGACGAGGATCACGACCGGGTGGAGAAGGTCTGGCAGGACCTCGAGGCCGGCCGTCCCGTGGACGGCCTGTGAGCGCCGCGAGGGCCGGTTCGACCGGCGTCGTCTTCGACGAGTCGGCCCTGCTTGCGCTGGGCTCGGGGAATTCGCTCGCCTCGCAGTTCGTGGCGAACACCGAGCACGGACCGACCCGGCACGTGTATGTGCCAGCTCTCTGCCTGGCCGCCGCCGACGGGATGCGTAGGGGACTGGCGGAACACGTCGGCTCCCTGCCGGCCGTCGAGATCGTCGAGTTGGACTTCGCGGCCGCGTCCACGGTGGGGGCGCTGCTCCGTGACGGTGTGGAATGGCGGCTCGGGCACGCGGTCCACCTGTCCCGGCCGACGGTCGACTGGCCGGACGGACGGCATGTGTTGACCGTGGACCCGGACCTGTACGCGGAGATGCCCCTCGTCCGCACGATCAGGTTGCCGCGCCAGCGGTGACCGCAGGGAGGTGTCCGCTCGTGTCACCGGGCGGACACCTCCCTCAGCCCCTCCCTCGGCCCCTCCCTAAGAAAGGGAGAAATGCCGCATACGGGACTACTCTGAGGGTGACATCCGTGTGCCGACCAGAGGAAGGTGACAGCGATGCGCATGATGCTCAGGGCGTCCATGGACACCGAGAAGGCGAACGAGGCCATCCGGAACGGGACCCTCACGAAGCTGATCCAGGAGTCGGTGGAGCAGATCAAGCCCGAAGCGGCCTACTTCACCTCCGACCACGGCAAGCGCACGGCCTTCTTGGTCTTCGACATGGAGGACAGCTCGCAGATGCCCGTGCTCAGCGAGCCGTTCTTCCTCAACCTCGGGGCCGAGATCACCTACACCCCGGTGATGAACATGGAGGACGTGCAGAAGGGGCTGTCCCAGCTCGGACGCTGAGCCGACCCGCGGTCGGTGCCGGTGGAGCGGCGGCTCAGCTGAAGACGATCATCGACCCCTGCGCCAGACTCCGCGTCGCCGCCGCGTGCAGCCCGAGCCACACATGCCGCTCGCGTGCGAAGGGGCTGGGATCGTACGGCGCCGGAACAGCCGGCTCCTCCAACTCCGTCGGTCCGGTGGGCGGTTGGGGAGCCGCCGGGGGATTGGCCGGATCGATGCCGATGGACGGGGCCACGAACTCCAGTTCCCGCAGCAGCGACTGCGCGGAGCCCAGCGGGCCGCCGCCCGCGAGGAGTTCGTCGTTCGACAGCGGCTGCGGGAAGTCCACCGGGACGTACGCGCCCGCGTGGTCGTAGTGCCAGACCAGGTGGGACTGCTGGGCCGTCGCCTGGAACATCTCCAGCAGCTGCTCGTAGTCGCCGCCGAGCTCGTCCACCGGCGTCACCGGCAGCTGGCACACCTGGAGCAGGTAGGCGCGGCGCAGGAAGTGCAGGGCGTCGTAGTCGAAGCCCGCGACCGGGGCGACCTCGCCGGACAGGCCCGGCATGTACTGGTACACCGGCACCGGTGGGAGTCCCGCCTCCGCCAGCACTTTGTTGTACTGGGCGAGTTCGTCCGCGAAGGGGTTGTCGGGGGTGTGGCACAACACGTCGACGAGCGGCACCAGCCACAGGTCACAGGCCAAAGAGAGCTCCTCACTCAGTGCGTTGACCGGTCAGGGAAGACTAGTCGGTGCGGCACGCGTCAGCTCCCCTCGTGCAGATCCCATACCCACACTCCGGCCACCCGCCTCCCCGGACGGCCGACCAGTTCGTCCACCGTCTCACGCAGCCGGTCCACGTGCCGTCGGGGGACCAGCACCAGCGCGCCCGCCCGCCAGTACGCGAAGTCCTCGCGGGCCTTCGCGCGGGCCTGCGCGTCGACCACCGGGACCACGCCGCTCTGGCGCACGTCGCGCAGCAGACTCGCCGTGAAGCGCAGCGGGACGCCGTAGACGCCGGTGCGGTCGCCGTCTCCGTAGGGGCCGTTGAAGTAGCCGCCGGGCATCCGGAAGCCGAGGCCGGACGCCGTCTGCCAGTGCAGGGCCTCGGCGTCCTCCGGTTCGGCGAGCGGCACCGGAACCAGCGTCTCGCCGGGCCGGACGTACGCCTTCCACGCGCCGTCCGCGAAGAAGGCGGGCGTCTCGGCGCGCGGCTCGGACCTCAGCGGCGCCGGGACGAGGGGGAGCAGGGCGACGCAGACGGCGAGCAGCCCGGCGTACTGGGTGCCGAGCCGGCGGGCGTGGGCCAGCCGGTCGACGGCAAGGGCGAGCAGCATGCCGAGCGGCGGGGCGCAGACCAGCGCGACCCGGCTCTCGATGACCGACTCGAAGAGCGGGAGGCCGGCGAGGGGGGCCCAGGGGCCGGGCACGGTGACGCCGGTGAGGGGCACGGCGACGCGGGCGCCGAGGGACAGCACCGCCGCGGCCGCCGCCGTGCAGGCCAGCGCCTTGACCGCGGGCCGTCGCCACAGCAGTGCGGTGATCGCCAACGCGAGCAGGACCAGCGGCCAGCCGTAGAAGGCGTTCTGCTCGGTCGCGTTGAGGGAGAGCGCGTCGGCGCGGGCGGCGTCGCCCGCGATCAGCGAGCGCTCGGCGAACGAGAGCAGCCCGCGCAGCGAGTTGGCGACCCCGGGCGCGGTGCCGTGGTCGATGCTCGTGTAGCTCTGCGGTCCGGAGAACTGCCAGGCCAGCGGATAGAGGACGAGGGGGAGGCAGACGGCGGCGGCCACCGCCAGACCCTTCAGCAGCGGGCGGGCCGTCGTGCGCGCCACGTCGGGGCGCGCGGCGGCGTAGGCCACGGCGAACAGGAGCATGCCGAGGACGGCGAGCAGCAGCGCCTCCTGGCCCAGGAAGAACTGGTAGGCCGTCATCAGGCCGAGGACGACCGCGTCGCGGGCGGTCCGTTGACCGGTCGTCAGCCGCAGGGCGCGTTCGATGATCGGCGGGATCATGAAGAGGACGACGAAGTTCGGGTGGGCGTTGGCGTGGCTGACCATCGGCGGGGCGAACGCGGCCAGCGCGGCCCCGGTGAACGCGGCCGCCCGCTGGGTGACGAGTCGCCGCACGATCAGCCGGTACCAGGCGACGGCGGTGGCGGCCAGGCCGAGCGTCGTCACCAGGCTGAGCGCGACGGCCGGCCCGAACAGCAGGGTCACCGGCGTCAGCGGCACCGACAGGCCCGGCATCGTCGTGTTGGCCATCAGGTTCACGCCGCCGGGGAAGCCCTGGAGGTCGGTGAGCAGGGGATTGCGCAGGTGGGCGATGTTGTCGGCGGTCACCGCGAAGAACCACTCCCACTGGTTCTGGTCCTGGAGGGAGTCGGTGAGGTAACGGTGCGCCGGGTCGAAGAAGCGGCCTGAGAAGAGGACGACGGACATCGCGAGGAAGAGGACCGCGGCCAGGACGTCCGCGGGTCTCGGCGCGGGGAGGCGCAGCCGGACGAGGTCGCGCAGGAAGCGGAGGTAGTCCGTCGGGCGGACCTTCGAGCCGGGCTGGTGCGACCAGTGCACGGGGACCTCGGCGACCGGCCAGCGCGCCTGCCGGAAGTGGCGCAGCACCTCCACGTCGATGGCCCAGCCGTCGAGGCGGGAGGCGGCGAACGCGGTGCGGGCCTTGTCGCCGTCGAACAGCTTGAACCCGCACTGGGTGTCGTGCGTCCCGGGCAGCGTCGTCCGGCGTATGAGCAGGTTGCCGGCCGCGCCGAGGAGTTCGCGCAGCCGGTGCTGGCGGCTGCCGAGGGTCGCGCCGGGGACGGCCCGCGAGCCGATCGCCGCCGCGTGTCCGTCGGCGAGCGCCCGCTCCAGGCGCGTCAACTCCTCGACGGGCGTGGCGAGGTCGGCGTCCGTGACCAGCACCCGGCGGCCCCGGCTGGCGGCGACGCCGAGGCGCAGCGCGTGGCCCTTGCCCCGGCGGCCCGTGCCGGAGCCGGTGACGAGCCGGACGCGCGAGTCGCGGCGGACGGTGACGAGTTCGCGGGTGGCGTCGGTGGAGCCGTCGTCGGCGACCACGATCTCCCAGCTGCCCCAGTGGCTCCCGGGGGCGTCCAAGTGGCGGCTGATCGCGTCCAGGGTGGGGCCGAGCCGTCGTTCCTCGTTGTAGGCGGGGACGACGACGGACAACTCGACGGCCGGGACGGCGGACGGCGCGATGGCGGGCGTCGTGCCCGGGACGGCGGACGGCGCGATGGCGGGCGTCGTGCCCGGGGCGGCGGACGGCGCGGTGGGGGAGTGGCCGGCCGGGGGGTGGCCGGCCGGGGCGTCCGCCCGGCTCATTCCGCCGCCAGCCGCTCGAGCAGGGCGATGGACTCGTCGTTGTACGCGGCGAGCATCCTGCGGGCGGTGGCGCTGTCGCGGCGGTACAGGGCGTCGACGAGTTCGGTGTGGCCGGACCACAGGAACCCGCGCAGATCGCTCACCCTGCGCAGATGCTGCACCGTGCACACCCAGGACTGCACGCGCAGCCGGTGCAGGAAGTCGGCGAGATAGACGTTGCCGAAGAAGGCGCTCAGTTCGCGCCAGAAGCGCAGGTCGTAGCCGATGAGGACGGTGAGGTCGCCGGCGGCCGCGGCCCGTCGCGCCTCCTCGCCGCGCCGGCGCACCCCTGCGATGGCGGCCGCGGTCCGCGGCTCCTCGAAGTCCCGCCCGTCCTGGCGGCCGTTGTCGAGGGCGCTGAACATGCCCTCGATGATCAGGTTGCGGGCCTCGATCATGCCGCGGTAGTCCTCGACGGAGTACTCGTGGACCCGGAAGCCCCGGTGCTGGTCGGCGTCCAGGAGGCCCTGCGCGGAGAGGTCGACGAGCGCCTCCCGGACGGGGGTCGCGGAGACGCCGTACTGCTCGGCGATCTCCTTCACCGTGAACTCCTGCCCGGGCTGCAGCCGTCCCGACAGCACCTCGTCGCGAAGCGCGTCGGCGATCTGCTGGCGCAGGGTGCTGCGCGTCACGGCGCCGTTGCCGGTGCTGCCGGGCATGGTCGAGGCGTCTCCTCGTCGGGTGCGGAAAAGCGGCGTGGTCGTCGTTATGTACGAGCACGCCAGCTTACGCGTTCGACGAAATCAAGCCCCTTCCGGGAACTGCGGGAATTCCGCCCGGACACCTCCTACTCGGTGAACTCGTCGGCCGCCGAGAGCGCCGTGTCGAGGGCCGCGAGGCCGTCCTCGACCTCCGACTCGGAGACGTTGAGCGGCGGCACGAAATGGGTGCGGTTCATGTTCACGAAAGGCCACACGCCGGCCTTCTTCGCGGCCGTGGCGAAGGCGGCCATGGGCGCGCCCGCCTCTCCGGCGGCGTTGTACGGCACCAGCGGTTCGCGGGTCTCGCGGTTCTTGACCAGTTCCACCGCCCAGAACATGCCCACCCCGCGCACCTCGCCGACGCTCGGGTGCCGCTCGGCCAGCGCCCGCAGCCCCGGCTCGACGACGGAGGCGCCGAGGCGCGCGGCGTTCTCGACCACGCCCTCCTGCGCCATGACCTCGATCGTGGCGACGGCGGCCGCGCAGGCCAGCGGGTGCCCCGAGTACGTCAGACCGCCCGGGTAGGGCCGCTTGCCGAAGGTCTCCGCGATCGCGCCGGAGATGGCCACGCCGCCGAGCGGCACGTATCCGGAGTTCACGCCCTTGGCGAAGGTCATCAGGTCGGGCACCACGCCGGACAGGTCGGCGGCGAACCATTCGCCGGTGCGCCCGAAGCCGGCCATGACCTCGTCGAGGATGAAGACGATCCCGTGCCGGTCGCAGATCTCGCGGACGCCCGCGAGGTAGCCGGGCGGCGGGACCATGATGCCGGCGGTGCCCGGGATCGTCTCGAGGATGATCGCGGCGATCGTCGCCGGCCCCTCGAAGGCGATCGTCGTCTCGAGGTGCTCGAGGGCGCGGGCGGTCTCCTGCTCCTCGGTCTCGGCGTAGAAGCGGGAGCGGTAGAGGAAGGGCGCCCAGAAGTGCACGACGCCGGCCGTCGCGGTGTCGGAGGCCCAGCGGCGCGGGTCGCCGGTGAGGTTCACGGCCTGCTGGGTGCCGCCGTGGTAGGAGCGGTAGGCGGAGAGCACCTTGGCGCGTCCGGTGTGCAGCCGGGCCATGCGCACGGCGTGCTCGACGGCGTCGGCCCCGCCGTTGGTGAAGAAGATCTTGTCGAGATCGCCGGGGGTCCGCTCGGCGATCAGCCGGGCCGCCTCGGAGCGGGACTCGATCGCGAAGGCGGGCGCGAAGGTGGTCAGGCGTGCGGCCTGCTCCTGTATCGCGGCGACGACCTTCGGGTGCTGGTAGCCGATGTTCGTGTAGACGAGCCCGCTGGTGAGGTCGAGGTACCGGTTGCCGTCGTAGTCCCAGAAGTACGACCCCTCGGCGCCGGCCACGGCGAGCGGGTCGATGAGCTCCTGGGCGGACCAGGAGTGGAAGACGTGCGCGCGGTCGGCGGCCTTGACTGCGGCGCCGGCCCGGGGGTCGGTCTGAGGGGTCATGACAGTGAGCGTAAATGTCCGCGATGCGGAAGCGGTATCGGCGTCCTGTTCCGTGGACGGGGCGATTCCGCGACAGGTTGTCGGGCGTGGGGGGAGCGGCGACGGCTGCCGGGAGGCGGGAACCGGGGGCCGAAAGTCAGGAAGGGGCCGGGGGTCGGGAAGGGGGCCGGGAGCGGTGAGTCTTGACAGTCTACTGTCGAAATGGCAGGATGCTGTCATGAATCTCGCGGACGGGTGAGGTTCCAGGCCTCAGGAGGAACCATGAGCGGCAAGCCCGTGCATCTCGCCGTGTACGACACGTTCGCCGACTGGGAGACGGGGTTCGCGACGGCGTACCTCGCCCGGGGCGGCCACCGGATCCGGACGGTCGGCGCGTCCGCGGCGGCACCCGTGGCCGGCATCGGCGGTCTGCGGGTCCTGCCAGACCTGGCGCTGGACGACGTACGGCCCGAGGACAGCTCCCTGCTGATCCTCCCGGGCGCCGACCTCTGGGACACCGGCGACGACCTCGCGCCCTTCGCCCGCAAGGCGCGCGAGTTCCTCGCCGCGGGCACCCCTGTCGCCGCGATCTGCGGGGCCACCGCCGGGCTCGCCCGCGAGGGCCTCCTCGACGAGCGCGACCACACGAGCGCGGTCTCCTTCTATCTCGCCGCCACCGGCTACCGCGGCGGCCACCGGTACACCGAGGCGGACGCGGTGACGGACGGCGGGCTGGTCACCGCGGGCCCGACCGAGCCGGTCGCCTTCGCCCGCGAGATCCTCGGCCTGCTCGGCGTGTACGAGGGCGAGGTGCTGGACGCCTGGTACCGGCTGTTCCACGACTCCGACCCGCAGGCGTACGCCGTCCTGGAGAAGGCGACGGCCGGCCGGTGAGCGCGCGGCGCCAGGAGCTGCTGAGCCGCAGCGCCCTCGGGGTCTTCCGGCTCAACGGCCAGTTCCTCGCCGTCGCGGAGGAACTGGCCGGCCCCTCCGGGCTCTCCGCCGCCCGGTGGCAGGTGCTCGGCGCGGTCCTCGGCGACCCGCTGCCGGTGTCCGGCATCGCCCGCGCGATGGGCATCACCCGGCAGAGCGTGCAGCGGATCGCCGACCTGCTGGTCGACCGCGGGCTCGCCGAGTACCGGCCCAACCCCGCCCACCGGCGCGCCAAGCTGCTCGCCCCCACCGAGGCGGGACGGGCCGCGATCGCCCGCATCGAACCCGGTCACGCGGCCTTCGCCGACCGGTTGGCGCAGGCCTACGGGGAGAGCGAGCTCGCCGAGGCCGTACACGTCCTGGAACGCCTGTCCAAGGTGCTGGACGGACTCGAGCAGCCCGTTACGCAACCGTAGACATCGCGCCGCCCAACTCCCCGAACGGCCGGATTATTCTCGGCTGGATTGCACATGTCCCGATCACACATGTGCGGGAAAGGCGGCGCTGCGATGGAGAAGCTGGGCCAGGGGGACCCGCAGCGCATCGGCGGTTACCGGCTGCTCGCACGGCTGGGTGCGGGCGGCATGGGCCAGGTGTACCTCGCCCGCTCCGACCGTGGGCGGACGGTCGCCGTGAAGCTGGTCCGGCCCGAGCTGGCGGCGCGCGAGGAGTTCCGGGCGCGGTTCCGGCAGGAGGTGCGCAACGCGCAGCGGGTCGGCGGGTTCTGGACCGCGCCCGTCCTCGACGCCGACACCGAGGCCGCCGTTCCCTGGGTCGCCACCGGCTATGTCGCCGGGCCGAGCCTCCAGCAGGTGGTGAGCCAGGACCACGGGCCGCTGCCCGAACGGTCGGTGCGCATCCTTGCCGCCGGGCTCGCGCACGCCCTCACCAACATCCACGCCGCCGGCATCGTCCACCGCGACCTCAAGCCGTCCAACGTGATGGTCACCATCGAGGGGCCGCGCGTCATCGACTTCGGCGTCGCGCGGGCGCTGGAGAGCGTGACCGGCGACAGCCGGCTGACCCAGACCGGCGCGGTGATCGGCTCGCCCGGCTTCATGGCCCCCGAGCAGCTGCGGGGCGCCCCGGTCACGCCCGCCAGCGACGTCTTCTGCCTCGGCTCGGTCATCACCTACGCCGCCACCGGCGCCCTGCCCTTCGGCTCCGCCGACAACGGCGTGCCCGCCCTGATGTTCCGCATCGCGGAGAACGAGCCCGACCTCGCGGGCGTACCCGAGGGCATCGCCGACCTGGTCCGCGGCTGTCTGCGCAAGGACCCGGGGGCCCGCCCCTCCCTCGACCGCGTCCTGGAGCTCACCGGCGTCGACGACACCGTCTCCGACGGCCGCTCCCGCGACCCCTGGCTGCCCGGCGCCCTGGTGGCCCAGCTCGGCCGGCACGCCGTGCGGCTGCTGGAGGTGGAGGACCCGGAAGGCACGGACGCGACCGAGAGCACCACCGTCCGATGGAACCCCACCGCCCCCTCCGGGGCCGCCCCGCAGCATTCCGGCCCGCGCGACGACGCGCTCACGCCGGACCACCGGCCCACGCTGGTCGCGGGACCCGGCGGCGTCCCGCGGCAGACACGTCCGTCCGGCGCGGGCGGCCCCGCCCCCGCCCACCCGGCCTACGGCTTCCCCCAGCAGCATCCACAGCAGCCCGCGGCCCCCGCCCCCGGATACGGCCACCACCCGACGCCGGGCGTGCCCGCCCCCTACAACCCGTACGCGGCGGACGCCGGCGGCTCCGGCGGCCCGTCCGTCCCGTACACCCCTTACGGGCCCTACGGGACGGACGAACCCGCCGGTCCGCAGGACCCGCCGGGCCGCAGCCGCCGTACGACGGTCCTGCTCGTCCTGGTCGCCCTTGTGGTCGCGATCGCCGCGGGCGGCTCGGTGTACGCGCTCATGAACGGCGACGGGGACGACGCGGCCGGCCCGTCGCCCAGTCCCTCGGTCTCCCGCACGGCGGGCTCCTCCTCGCCGGACGCCGACCCCTCGCCGTCCCCCTCCGGTTCCGCGTCCCCGTCCCCTTCCCCGTCGAAGGAGGGGCAGGTCCCGGTGTCCTACCTCGGCGCCTGGACCGCCACGATCACGAACGAGACCGGCACCAACAAGCGCCGGCTGACCATCTCGCAGGGCGAGGTGGGGGACACGGTGCTCGCCCTCGCCGCGGACGGCGACTCCTACCACTGCGAGTTCAGCGCCACCCTCGCCGAGCGGCCCGGCGGCGACGGCCCGCTGCGTATCGGCCCGTCCAAGGTCACCGCCGGCCGGCCCCTCTCCTCCTGCACCCCGGGCGCCGCCTCGGAGGTCACCCTCCTCCCCGACGGCAGCCTGCAACGCGTCAACACCGGCACCGGAGAAAAACTGACGTACACCCGCGACTGAAACCGACACCGGGGAAAGCGGGCCGTCGGCGGGGTCAGCGGGGTTCTGGTGGGCGTTGGCGGGGCATGTTGGGGCGGGCGTTCGCTCCCGGGGGTGCGGGGAATCTGCCCGGGCCGCCGCCGGCGTCCACCCGTCCGCCGACGGCGACCGCCGTCTGGATGCCCAGGGGCGCGGGACCGGTGCGGAACTCCACCATCCAGTCGGCCGTCTCCGTGCGCACCAGGTCGGCGACGTCGTCCGAGAACCGGCGCAGCACCGCCAGGCACCGCTCGGCGGCCTCGCTCGCCGTGCCCTCGGCCGGGCCCAGCACCTCCCGGACGCTCTCCGAGGCCCAGTCGAACTGCAGCACCTGCAGCCTGCGCTGCACGGCCTGCGCGGTGGCCACGTCCCGCATCCAGCCCGACGTCACCCCGAAGAACCGGTCCACGGCCAGGCACGCCACCGCCAGCAGCAGCGCCAGATACCCCCAGGCAGCGACGCCGCCCATGACCCGGGTCAAATCCAGCAGCGGCAGCGCGGCCCCGCACACCGCCCCGGCGGCCGCGCCGGTGCGCAGAACCCGGGCGCCCCGGCGTTTCCACACCCGGTCGGCGAGGTACCAGGCGGCGGTCTCCAGCGCCCCCCGCTCCACCCACCGGTACAGCTCGTCCAGCCGCTCGGCGGGCTCGCCCCAGTCCCCCAGGGGAAACGCCCGTCCGGTCAGGTCGCCCGGCCGCAGCCCGGCCGCGCCGCCCTCGCCCCGCCCGTCCTGAGGCGGACCCTCGGGCTGCATCTCCGGCTGCTGAGCCACCCGCACTCCCTCCCGATCCCGACTGATCCGACTGATCCGACTGATCCGCTGATGCGGCCGATCCGACCCCGAGCGATCACGTTGCGTGACGCCGTAACGTCCGCGATGCCCTGCGACGCGCGTGGTGCCCGGTGCTGATGCGCCGGACCTTTCCTACCTCCCAATGGGTGGCGAAGAGGAAGGTTTCACCTCTTTTACGCCTGGAAGTGGGCCTTGATCAGGTATAGGACTCACGCATAACTCACTCGAAAGAGTGCTGGGGCGACACCCGCACAGACCACGTAGGCTCGTGCCGAGCGGCAAGAAACCGTTCGAAGGCGTGCCCGACAGTCGTAGAAAACAGGAGTTGACCGTGATTCCCGGTGGTGGCCAGCCCAACATGCAGCAGCTGCTCCAGCAGGCCCAGAAGATGCAGCAGGACCTGGCCCGCGCCCAGGAGGAGCTGGCGAACACGGAGGTCGACGGGCAGGCGGGCGGCGGACTGGTGAAGGCCACGGTGACCGGCTCCGGCGAGCTGCGCGGGCTGAAGATCGACCCGAAGGCGGTCGATCCGGAGGACACCGAGACCCTCGCCGACCTGATCGTCGCGGCCGTCCAGGCGGCCAACGAGAACGCGCAGACCCTGCAGCAGCAGAAGCTCGGTCCGCTGGCCCAGGGCCTGGGCGGCGGCAGCGGCATTCCGGGCCTGCCTTTCTAGGGCCGGACCGCCTTACGCGGACCGGCCTCGGCCGACTACGGTACGTACCGCAAGGAACCCCAGGAAGGACGGCAGTCCGTTGTACGAAGGCGTGGTCCAGGACCTCATCGACGAGCTGGGGCGGCTGCCCGGCGTCGGTCCCAAGAGCGCGCAGCGGATCGCCTTCCACATCCTTCAGGCGGAGCCGACGGACGTACGGCGGCTCGCCCACGCCCTCCTGGAGGTCAAGGCCAAGGTCCGCTTCTGCGCGACCTGCGGCAACGTGGCGCAGGAGGAGTTGTGCGGCATCTGCCGCGACCCGCGCCGCGACCCGAGCTGCATCTGCGTCGTGGAGGAGCCGAAGGACGTCGTCGCGATCGAGCGCACGCGCGAGTTCCGCGGCAAGTACCACGTGCTGGGCGGCGCGATCAGCCCGATCGAGGGGGTCGGCCCCGACGACCTGCGGATAAGGGAACTCCTCGCGCGGCTGGCCGACGGCACGGTCACGGAGCTGATCCTGGCCACCGACCCGAACCTGGAGGGCGAGGCCACCGCCACGTACCTCGCCCGCATGATCAAGCCCATGGGCCTGAAGGTCACCCGCCTGGCCAGCGGCCTCCCGGTGGGTGGCGACCTGGAATACGCGGACGAGGTGACCCTCGGTCGCGCCTTCGAGGGGAGACGACTCCTAGATGTCTGACGCCACGCTGCACGCGACCGGCCCGAACCCGGACGACTTCGCGGTCCAGATCGCGGACCAGGTGGAGAGTTTCCTGGTGGCCGTCACCGAGGTGGCCAAGGGCGACGAGCCGGGCTCGGCGGTTCCCTTCCTCCTCCTGGAGGTCTCCCAGCTCCTGCTGGCCGGCGGCCGTCTCGGCGCCCACGAGGACATCGTCCCCGACGAGCGCTACGAGCCCGACCCGGGCTTCGAGCCCGACGCCGACGAGCTCCGCGAGAACCTGGCCCGACTGCTGGACCCGGTCGACGTCTACTCCGAGGTCTTCGACCCCTACGAGCCCCGCAAGGCCCCCGTGCCGGCCCGGATCTCCGACGACCTCGCCGACGTGATCGCCGACCTGCGCCACGGCATGGTCCACTACCGCGCGGGCCGCATCACCGAGGCCCTGTGGTGGTGGCAGTTCTCCTACTTCTCCAACTGGGGCTCCACGGCGTCCGCGACGCTGCGCGCGCTGCACTCGGTCCTCGCGCACATCCGCCTGGACCAGCCCCTGGAAGAGCTGGACGGCCTCGACACCGACCAGTCCCCCCTGGGCGACGAGACGCTGGAGTTCGAGGCGGGCCGTGTGATGGCCGAGGAG
It includes:
- a CDS encoding dolichyl-phosphate beta-glucosyltransferase, with protein sequence MSRADAPAGHPPAGHSPTAPSAAPGTTPAIAPSAVPGTTPAIAPSAVPAVELSVVVPAYNEERRLGPTLDAISRHLDAPGSHWGSWEIVVADDGSTDATRELVTVRRDSRVRLVTGSGTGRRGKGHALRLGVAASRGRRVLVTDADLATPVEELTRLERALADGHAAAIGSRAVPGATLGSRQHRLRELLGAAGNLLIRRTTLPGTHDTQCGFKLFDGDKARTAFAASRLDGWAIDVEVLRHFRQARWPVAEVPVHWSHQPGSKVRPTDYLRFLRDLVRLRLPAPRPADVLAAVLFLAMSVVLFSGRFFDPAHRYLTDSLQDQNQWEWFFAVTADNIAHLRNPLLTDLQGFPGGVNLMANTTMPGLSVPLTPVTLLFGPAVALSLVTTLGLAATAVAWYRLIVRRLVTQRAAAFTGAALAAFAPPMVSHANAHPNFVVLFMIPPIIERALRLTTGQRTARDAVVLGLMTAYQFFLGQEALLLAVLGMLLFAVAYAAARPDVARTTARPLLKGLAVAAAVCLPLVLYPLAWQFSGPQSYTSIDHGTAPGVANSLRGLLSFAERSLIAGDAARADALSLNATEQNAFYGWPLVLLALAITALLWRRPAVKALACTAAAAAVLSLGARVAVPLTGVTVPGPWAPLAGLPLFESVIESRVALVCAPPLGMLLALAVDRLAHARRLGTQYAGLLAVCVALLPLVPAPLRSEPRAETPAFFADGAWKAYVRPGETLVPVPLAEPEDAEALHWQTASGLGFRMPGGYFNGPYGDGDRTGVYGVPLRFTASLLRDVRQSGVVPVVDAQARAKAREDFAYWRAGALVLVPRRHVDRLRETVDELVGRPGRRVAGVWVWDLHEGS
- a CDS encoding DUF3303 family protein, whose product is MRMMLRASMDTEKANEAIRNGTLTKLIQESVEQIKPEAAYFTSDHGKRTAFLVFDMEDSSQMPVLSEPFFLNLGAEITYTPVMNMEDVQKGLSQLGR
- a CDS encoding DJ-1/PfpI family protein is translated as MSGKPVHLAVYDTFADWETGFATAYLARGGHRIRTVGASAAAPVAGIGGLRVLPDLALDDVRPEDSSLLILPGADLWDTGDDLAPFARKAREFLAAGTPVAAICGATAGLAREGLLDERDHTSAVSFYLAATGYRGGHRYTEADAVTDGGLVTAGPTEPVAFAREILGLLGVYEGEVLDAWYRLFHDSDPQAYAVLEKATAGR
- a CDS encoding GntR family transcriptional regulator; the encoded protein is MPGSTGNGAVTRSTLRQQIADALRDEVLSGRLQPGQEFTVKEIAEQYGVSATPVREALVDLSAQGLLDADQHRGFRVHEYSVEDYRGMIEARNLIIEGMFSALDNGRQDGRDFEEPRTAAAIAGVRRRGEEARRAAAAGDLTVLIGYDLRFWRELSAFFGNVYLADFLHRLRVQSWVCTVQHLRRVSDLRGFLWSGHTELVDALYRRDSATARRMLAAYNDESIALLERLAAE
- a CDS encoding MarR family winged helix-turn-helix transcriptional regulator, producing the protein MSARRQELLSRSALGVFRLNGQFLAVAEELAGPSGLSAARWQVLGAVLGDPLPVSGIARAMGITRQSVQRIADLLVDRGLAEYRPNPAHRRAKLLAPTEAGRAAIARIEPGHAAFADRLAQAYGESELAEAVHVLERLSKVLDGLEQPVTQP
- a CDS encoding aspartate aminotransferase family protein → MTPQTDPRAGAAVKAADRAHVFHSWSAQELIDPLAVAGAEGSYFWDYDGNRYLDLTSGLVYTNIGYQHPKVVAAIQEQAARLTTFAPAFAIESRSEAARLIAERTPGDLDKIFFTNGGADAVEHAVRMARLHTGRAKVLSAYRSYHGGTQQAVNLTGDPRRWASDTATAGVVHFWAPFLYRSRFYAETEEQETARALEHLETTIAFEGPATIAAIILETIPGTAGIMVPPPGYLAGVREICDRHGIVFILDEVMAGFGRTGEWFAADLSGVVPDLMTFAKGVNSGYVPLGGVAISGAIAETFGKRPYPGGLTYSGHPLACAAAVATIEVMAQEGVVENAARLGASVVEPGLRALAERHPSVGEVRGVGMFWAVELVKNRETREPLVPYNAAGEAGAPMAAFATAAKKAGVWPFVNMNRTHFVPPLNVSESEVEDGLAALDTALSAADEFTE